GAAGATTCGGCAGAACCTTTTCTTTGCCTTTGTCTACAATGTGCTCGGCATCCCCCTTGCTGCAATGGGGATGCTCAATCCCGTAGTGGCCGGGGCGGCGATGGCCATGAGCTCGGTATCGGTGGTCAGCAATTCATTGCTGCTCAAGCGCTGGAAGCCTGGGCGGTGAAAGCGGGTTGTTTCTCAAGGAGAATGAACGGTGACTGAAGTGACGATCAAGGTGGCTGGCATGAGTTGTGGCGGCTGCGTGCGCAACGTAACCGGCGTGCTCAAGGCGCTGGCCGGCGTGGATGACGCCGAGGTATCGCTCGAACAGGCCACGGCGACCGTGCGGTTCGACCCTTCGAAGGTCGATGTTGCCGGT
This genomic interval from Parazoarcus communis contains the following:
- a CDS encoding heavy-metal-associated domain-containing protein, translating into MTEVTIKVAGMSCGGCVRNVTGVLKALAGVDDAEVSLEQATATVRFDPSKVDVAGLRQAIENAGFDSPA